The following proteins are encoded in a genomic region of Montipora foliosa isolate CH-2021 chromosome 10, ASM3666993v2, whole genome shotgun sequence:
- the LOC137973108 gene encoding dipeptidyl peptidase 3-like: protein MAAAEEVDDLSQYIISPDIDINPLDCKTAFSGLTEKEKLYAHYLCRAAWEGSLICLLQTSPESPAIFLLLQHLFHAETVEELKERTLGSEDGPSKEEFQNFLIYAAAFYGNLGNYKSFGDTKFVPDLPKEKLRKIFFASKAYETDSKRIEQLWNSCGEAMYSLSPKTRQLGLGQQGLSTYYSSNCSKDDAEFAQKFMKEKTIETYNTRLFKEEEDGLENYILRLASVATTAEPCLGANGEEDKVAAILGSHEFKSCTFRVARGDYSGILKNVVENLEKAKEFVSNDNELSMLKNYIRSFNTGSIDAHKDGSRFWIRDKGPIVETYIGFIETYRDPFGVRAEYEGFVSVVNKEMSAKFTSLVTSAEQLLPSLPWPSAYEKDKFLRPDFTSLDVLGFGSSGIPAGINIPNYDDIRQEEGFKNVSLGNVLAAQSVDKKVTFLSDEDQELFTKLKGPAFEVQVGLHELLGHGSGKLFIKRADGSYNFDIETVKHTETGEKITSCYLEGDTWYTKFAELSSSYEECRAECVGLFLCTEKRVLRIFGHEGSDADNIVYINWLNMVRAGLLGLEFFTPENNKWRQAHMHARYVILRVLLEAGKGLVQLTTLAEGSDGKPDVLITLDREKIESVGRPAIGNFLRKLQVYKSTADYTGGKALYDKYSVVDDQFLALRKTVLARKTPRRLFVQALTTLGADNSVTLTEFEGSPTGMINSFTTRFPGNSSVLEELWQAEMPYHRL from the exons ATGGCTGCCGCAGAGGAGGTGGACGACTTGTCTCAGTACATAATTTCCCCAGACATTGATATCAACCCTTTGGATTGCAAAACGGCTTTTTCTGGATTAACTGAGAAAGAAAAGCTTTACGCTCATTATCTTTGTCGAGCCGCCTGGGAGGGTTCTCTTATTTGTTTGCTTCAAACTTCTCCCGAATCGCCAGCAATCTTTTTGCTTCTACAACACTTGTTCCACGCGGAGACTGTTGAGGAGCTTAAAGAAAGGACATTGGGGTCTGAAGATGGCCCCTCTAAGGAAGAATTTCAG AACTTCTTAATTTATGCTGCTGCTTTCTACGGTAACCTTGGCAATTATAAATCTTTTGGAGACACAAAATTTGTCCCTGATTTACCAAAG GAAAAGTTACGGAAAATCTTCTTTGCAAGCAAAGCATATGAAACTGACTCCAAGAGAATAGAACAGTTATGGAATTCCTGTGGTGAAGCTATGTACTCTCTCAGCCCCAAAACACGGCAACTTGGTCTAGGACAACAA gGTCTGTCAACTTATTATTCTAGCAATTGTAGCAAGGATGATGCGGAATTTGCTCAGAAATTTATGAAAGAAAag ACAATAGAGACCTATAACACCAGACTTTTTAAGGAGGAAGAGGATGGTCTTGAGAATTACATTCTTCGCTTAGCTTCTGTTGCAACAACTG CTGAACCATGTCTTGGAGCAAATGGAGAAGAAGATAAAGTGGCAGCCATTTTAGGTTCACATGAATTTAAAAGCTGCACATTCAGAGTAGCAAGAGGAGACTATtcaggaattttaaaaaatgttgtagAAAATCTGGAAAAGGCAAag GAATTTGTTTCCAATGACAATGAGCTTTCCATGCTAAAAAACTACATACGCAGTTTTAACACAGGCTCAATTGATGCTCACAAAGATGGCTCAAGGTTCTGGATTAGAGATAAGGGACCCATTGTGGAAAC cTATATAGGATTCATTGAGACGTACAGGGACCCATTTGGTGTACGAGCAGAATATGAAG GTTTTGTGTCTgttgtaaacaaagaaatgagTGCAAAGTTTACATCGCTAGTTACCAGTGCTGAGCAACTTCTACCGTCTCTTCCTTGGCCTTCTGCCTACGAAAAGGACAAGTTTTTGCGACCAGACTTTACTTCACTTGACGTTTTGGGCTTTGGAAGCAGTGGAATACCGGCTGGAATTAACATACCAAACT ACGATGATATTCGTCAAGAAGAAGGCTTCAAGAATGTCTCGCTCGGAAATGTACTGGCTGCTCAGTCTGTGGACAAAAAAGTGACTTTTCTCAGCGACGAAGACCAA GAATTATTCACAAAACTCAAAGGCCCTGCGTTTGAGGTCCAAGTTGGCCTTCATGAGTTGTTAGGTCATGGAAGCGGAAAACTGTTCATTAAG CGGGCCGATGGTTCCTACAATTTTGATATTGAAACTGTGAAACACACGGAAACCGGTGAAAAG ATCACTAGCTGTTATTTGGAGGGAGACACGTGGTACACTAAGTTTGCCGAGTTGAGTTCCTCATACGAGGAATGTCGGGCTGAATGTGTGGGGCTCTTTCTCTGTACAGAGAAGCGCGTTCTCAG AATATTTGGCCATGAAGGTTCCGATGCAGACAACATTGTTTATATCAATTGGCTCAACATGGTACGAGCAGGTCTTCTGGGACTAGAATTTTTCACACCTGAAAATAACAAATGGAGACAG GCGCATATGCATGCACGCTATGTCATTCTGCGCGTGCTCCTAGAAGCAGGCAAAGGTTTGGTTCAGCTGACCACTTTAGCAGAGGGCTCAGATGGCAAACCCGATGTTTTGATAACGCTGGACAGAGAGAAGATAGAATCTGTGGGTAGACCAGCCATTGGAAACTTTCTCAGGAAGCTGCAG GTTTATAAGTCGACAGCTGATTACACTGGTGGGAAAGCTTTGTACGATAAATACTCCGTGGTCGATGATCAATTTCTAGCTCTGCGAAAGACAGTGCTTGCACGCAAGACACCGAGAAGATTGTTCGTACAAGCTCTCACAACGTTAGGAG